In Buteo buteo chromosome 16, bButBut1.hap1.1, whole genome shotgun sequence, the DNA window TAGAGAAATGGAGATCTCTCTCAGGGGTGAATGCAGCTACAGCACCTGAGATATAACCCACGTTGTTCACAGACTATTGGCACTCCACCTAGCTCCTCTTTCTGAAGTCCTCTTCATCTCTGCTCTCTACAGCTGACAGTGCAATAAGCATTTGGGCTGCATAGTAAGTAGCCATGATGATGAAGCGCGAGTAGGGCACAGGAAAGCAGAACTTGTTAAGTGCAATGGTCAGATCCGACACCATGAACAGCATCGCGCCGATGCAGGCCGAGAGCTTGGTCCATGTCCAGAGGTCATTGCACAGTTGCATGCCGGCGACCGCTCGCCAGCCCATGAAGCCAATCAAGGCAATGTAGACAGCTACCAGGTAGGTGAATGGGCCTGAGAGGTAGGAGTACAGGAAGGCATAACAGGAACTGGAAACAAGGCCCATCAACAAGCCGGCTTTGAGGTCCAAAGGCTTCATGCCGAAGGCTGAAGAGTACAGGATGTGTG includes these proteins:
- the TMEM86A gene encoding lysoplasmalogenase TMEM86A, translated to MVSPVTVVKSEGPKLVPFFKATCVYFVLWLPTSSPSWFSALIKCLPIFCLWVFLLAHGINFLVSHRSASRILAGLIFSAVGDAFLIWQEQGYFIHGLLMFAITHILYSSAFGMKPLDLKAGLLMGLVSSSCYAFLYSYLSGPFTYLVAVYIALIGFMGWRAVAGMQLCNDLWTWTKLSACIGAMLFMVSDLTIALNKFCFPVPYSRFIIMATYYAAQMLIALSAVESRDEEDFRKRS